From one Candidatus Chlorobium masyuteum genomic stretch:
- a CDS encoding FkbM family methyltransferase, whose product MNKITAKIFYLFGLANKLRYSRNIKTAISSLPYMSGLTLIDIGAAGDIEPRWKVIQEHLNYIGFEPDNRSRVNLLNKENYCKTYTLYPYAVSDKVGSFDLNLCRNPQVSSSYTPNNQFTELFPDPRRWDVLSIEELESTTLDTLDLKKSDFIKLDIQGNELNALRGGEIMLKDVLGLEIEIEFLPIYHNQPLFGDVSAYLAKYDFEFIDFVNLCRWERDKHNGFGHCVFGDGLFLKSPEYVLSHNLSADKISSYLAILLLYNRFDLIQKTLVALPDHLNADYEKFKKAIEPIKKHHIQARGLNMLINDIRSLLGLRYRLHLIY is encoded by the coding sequence ATGAATAAAATCACTGCAAAAATATTTTATCTTTTTGGATTAGCAAATAAATTACGTTATTCGAGGAATATAAAAACCGCAATATCTTCACTTCCTTATATGTCAGGACTGACATTAATAGATATAGGCGCAGCGGGAGATATAGAGCCAAGATGGAAAGTTATCCAAGAACATTTAAACTATATTGGTTTTGAGCCCGACAATAGATCTCGAGTAAATCTTCTTAATAAAGAGAATTATTGTAAAACTTATACATTATATCCCTATGCGGTGTCTGATAAAGTAGGCTCGTTTGATTTAAATTTGTGCAGAAACCCACAAGTATCATCATCTTATACTCCGAACAATCAATTCACAGAATTGTTTCCTGATCCAAGACGATGGGATGTGCTTTCCATTGAAGAACTTGAATCCACTACCCTCGATACACTTGATCTAAAGAAATCAGATTTTATTAAGCTTGATATTCAGGGAAATGAATTAAATGCGCTTCGAGGCGGAGAAATAATGCTTAAAGATGTATTAGGTTTAGAAATCGAGATAGAATTCTTACCTATATATCATAATCAACCCCTCTTCGGAGACGTCTCTGCGTATCTTGCAAAGTACGATTTTGAGTTTATTGATTTTGTTAATCTGTGCAGGTGGGAGCGAGACAAGCATAATGGATTTGGTCATTGTGTATTCGGAGACGGACTGTTTCTGAAATCACCAGAATACGTTTTAAGTCATAACTTATCAGCTGATAAAATATCTTCTTATTTGGCGATTCTTCTTTTATATAATAGATTTGATCTTATTCAGAAAACACTTGTAGCTCTCCCTGATCATCTTAATGCGGATTATGAGAAATTTAAAAAAGCCATTGAGCCGATTAAGAAGCATCATATACAGGCAAGAGGTTTAAATATGCTTATTAACGATATCAGAAGCTTGCTTGGCTTGCGCTATCGCCTTCATTTAATTTATTGA
- a CDS encoding SIS domain-containing protein, translating to MSTNTTELFACQYLNEAKRIIDQLDHAAIEAMTLQLVKLRERGGRLFLVGVGGGAGHAGHAVNDFRKLAGIESYSPSDNISELTARTNDEGWDTTYSAWMKVSRLSDKDMLFVFSVGGGDLERNISPNIVRAVQYAKEVGASVIGVLGRNGGYAASVADACVIIPTVNADMVTPHTESFQALIWHLLVSDPRLQVMSNKWESNKP from the coding sequence ATGAGTACAAACACAACAGAATTATTTGCGTGCCAGTACCTTAATGAGGCAAAAAGAATTATCGATCAACTGGATCATGCTGCAATTGAGGCAATGACACTTCAGCTTGTCAAATTGCGTGAGAGGGGCGGACGTCTCTTTCTTGTTGGAGTGGGCGGTGGTGCCGGTCATGCCGGCCATGCTGTCAACGACTTCAGAAAACTTGCAGGTATCGAATCATACTCCCCGAGTGATAATATCAGCGAGTTGACTGCACGCACCAATGATGAAGGATGGGATACTACCTATTCAGCATGGATGAAGGTAAGCCGTTTAAGTGATAAAGATATGCTTTTTGTCTTTTCTGTTGGTGGTGGTGATTTGGAACGAAACATAAGCCCGAATATTGTTCGTGCGGTTCAATACGCGAAAGAGGTTGGTGCATCAGTCATAGGTGTTCTTGGCCGAAATGGAGGATATGCAGCATCTGTTGCTGATGCATGTGTTATCATTCCTACAGTTAATGCAGATATGGTAACGCCGCATACGGAATCTTTTCAGGCTTTGATTTGGCATCTTCTGGTTTCCGACCCTCGTCTACAGGTAATGTCAAATAAATGGGAATCAAACAAGCCTTGA
- a CDS encoding phosphoglycerate dehydrogenase, translating to MNDLIFVALSTFAAEDRRPLELLESSGFPFRIHETGKRITREELVRDGKDAKVIIAGVEPYDSLTLGQLPSLRCISRCGVGVDAIDLPEARRHGIAVTNTPGIPTEAVAELALSMILALSRDLLRQTNLMRARKWERITGHLLEGRSVGIVGLGSIGKRVAQLCQAFNAHIFVYDPLVSNSTAQSLGVTLVDMKELLHEADIVSLHASKNSEQPLKLGPIEFASMKRGAIVINLARGEMIDDLALVDALKSGHIAGAGLDVFSEEPYTGPLCDFEQVILTPHSATLTVETRASMELQCVENAIRFLEGKLTIADEKRVI from the coding sequence ATGAATGATCTTATTTTTGTTGCACTATCTACCTTTGCTGCTGAAGACAGACGACCACTTGAACTATTAGAGTCGTCTGGTTTTCCCTTTCGAATTCATGAAACAGGAAAACGAATTACAAGGGAAGAGCTTGTTCGCGATGGAAAAGATGCAAAAGTAATTATCGCAGGAGTTGAACCCTACGATTCGTTGACCCTTGGACAACTGCCATCTTTGAGATGTATATCCCGTTGTGGTGTGGGAGTGGATGCAATAGACTTGCCTGAAGCTCGCAGGCATGGAATTGCGGTTACCAATACACCTGGTATTCCAACTGAGGCAGTGGCTGAGCTGGCTTTATCCATGATACTTGCCCTGAGTCGGGATCTTCTCCGGCAAACCAATTTGATGAGAGCCCGGAAGTGGGAACGGATTACCGGACATTTATTGGAAGGACGGTCAGTTGGTATAGTCGGGTTGGGTAGTATTGGAAAACGCGTTGCCCAGCTTTGCCAGGCATTCAATGCACATATTTTTGTATACGATCCTTTGGTTTCCAATTCTACAGCGCAATCTCTGGGTGTTACGCTTGTTGATATGAAGGAGTTGTTACATGAAGCCGATATAGTCTCATTGCATGCATCAAAAAATTCGGAACAACCGCTGAAATTAGGCCCGATTGAATTTGCTTCCATGAAGCGCGGGGCTATTGTTATTAATCTTGCAAGAGGGGAAATGATTGATGACTTGGCTCTGGTTGACGCTTTGAAATCCGGCCACATTGCAGGAGCAGGCCTTGATGTTTTCTCTGAAGAGCCTTACACTGGACCTTTATGCGATTTTGAACAGGTAATCCTGACACCTCATTCAGCTACACTTACTGTTGAAACCAGGGCAAGTATGGAATTACAGTGTGTTGAAAATGCTATACGTTTTCTTGAGGGAAAATTGACTATTGCAGATGAAAAAAGGGTTATTTAA
- a CDS encoding HpcH/HpaI aldolase family protein, giving the protein MLARKIKDKMRRGEPSIGTWMSMAHPSIAEILAMAGYDWVVVETEHTGIDVSEVLRLLIAIEQRGSIPLVRLAWNDPIQAKAVLDSGAAGVLVPMINTRAEAELAVQMTKYPPLGYRGVGLARAQGYGEHFNEYVEHANDDTLLMVQIEHKDAVANIDEILSVPGIDGTFIGPYDLSMSMGIPGQITHPDLLAAKRKVLDATLAHGLIAGVHFVQPRTALEDCQKAVAEGYRFIALGTDILFLGDSARTLQKQTSGFK; this is encoded by the coding sequence ATGCTTGCTCGGAAAATTAAAGATAAAATGCGCCGTGGAGAGCCTTCTATCGGAACCTGGATGTCAATGGCTCATCCTTCAATTGCAGAGATTCTTGCGATGGCGGGATATGACTGGGTAGTAGTTGAAACTGAACATACAGGCATTGATGTTTCTGAAGTTTTGAGGCTTCTGATTGCTATAGAGCAGAGAGGTTCCATCCCGTTAGTCCGACTTGCATGGAATGATCCTATTCAGGCCAAGGCTGTTCTTGATTCTGGTGCAGCAGGCGTGCTTGTTCCGATGATTAATACCAGAGCAGAAGCAGAACTTGCAGTACAGATGACGAAATATCCTCCGCTTGGGTATCGTGGTGTCGGCCTGGCCCGGGCCCAGGGATATGGAGAGCATTTCAATGAATATGTCGAACATGCAAATGATGACACCCTGCTGATGGTTCAGATTGAGCACAAGGATGCCGTTGCTAACATTGATGAAATTCTTTCGGTTCCGGGAATTGATGGCACATTTATAGGTCCTTATGATCTCTCTATGTCAATGGGTATACCCGGTCAGATTACCCATCCGGATCTGTTGGCAGCTAAACGGAAGGTGCTGGATGCCACGTTAGCCCATGGTCTTATTGCGGGGGTTCACTTTGTACAGCCGCGAACTGCTTTGGAAGATTGCCAAAAGGCGGTAGCAGAAGGTTACCGATTTATAGCCTTGGGAACAGACATTTTGTTTCTTGGTGATAGTGCTCGTACCCTGCAAAAACAAACGAGCGGCTTTAAATGA
- a CDS encoding Gfo/Idh/MocA family protein — protein MNKPLRAGIVGYGYMGQIRRRNIADHPDLELGGICDPGCSEQINALNVPVYENWENLVDDGLDLVFVCTPNYLIPEVAIRAIQKGAHVFCEKPPGRCLADIQRIHAAEQEYPESRLLFGFNHRHHPGIIDGKAIIDSGALGNILTLRGVYGKGGGYDYHTSWRNNPAIGGGGILLDQGIHMLDLFRLFVGDFSEVIGMRGITSFDVPVEDNAFVLLRTPIGQMAQLHSSATSWKHMFRLEIGCEKGYIVVSGLLSKTGSYGRETLVIGRRPAPGERMAVGNPREETVYYDTDLSWDIEVAHLVECIRQNKPVEQGTSLDALRVMEIVDQVYRQPLMKSISC, from the coding sequence ATGAATAAACCACTTCGCGCTGGTATAGTCGGATATGGTTATATGGGTCAGATTAGACGCAGGAATATTGCGGATCATCCCGATCTTGAACTTGGAGGTATTTGTGATCCCGGTTGTTCAGAGCAGATCAATGCCTTAAATGTGCCTGTTTATGAAAACTGGGAAAATCTTGTAGATGACGGTCTTGACCTGGTGTTTGTCTGTACACCGAACTATCTGATACCGGAGGTTGCCATAAGGGCAATTCAAAAAGGTGCTCATGTTTTCTGTGAAAAACCACCTGGGCGTTGTCTTGCAGATATTCAGAGAATTCACGCTGCAGAGCAGGAATATCCGGAAAGCAGGCTTTTATTCGGTTTTAATCATCGGCATCATCCCGGGATTATTGACGGTAAAGCAATTATCGATTCAGGAGCGCTTGGAAATATTCTTACCTTGAGAGGAGTTTACGGGAAGGGAGGTGGTTATGATTACCATACTTCGTGGAGAAACAATCCTGCGATTGGCGGGGGGGGAATTCTTTTGGATCAAGGTATTCATATGCTTGATCTTTTTCGTCTTTTTGTTGGTGATTTCAGTGAGGTAATCGGGATGAGGGGGATAACTTCCTTTGATGTTCCTGTTGAGGATAATGCTTTTGTATTATTGCGGACTCCCATCGGTCAGATGGCACAACTGCATTCCTCTGCGACTTCATGGAAGCATATGTTTCGACTGGAAATAGGTTGTGAAAAGGGGTATATCGTAGTAAGTGGTCTATTGTCAAAAACCGGTAGTTACGGCAGGGAAACATTGGTCATAGGGCGAAGGCCGGCCCCCGGTGAGCGAATGGCGGTAGGTAATCCTCGAGAGGAGACTGTTTATTATGATACTGATTTATCCTGGGACATTGAAGTAGCTCATCTGGTCGAATGTATTCGTCAGAACAAACCTGTCGAGCAGGGGACATCTCTGGATGCATTGCGAGTTATGGAAATTGTCGATCAAGTCTATCGTCAACCACTTATGAAATCAATTTCATGTTAA
- a CDS encoding SDR family oxidoreductase, with the protein MNKYLASLFDIDGKVVLLTGSGGYLVGEMSRASGRAGMKVVCCDVRLEDAQRTAEDINASGGTAIACQLDVREKCDFEKALDVTINTFGRLDCVLNGAGANAPTPFFEIPVEEWNNILSVQLTGTMLSCQVFGKYLVEQRKGSIVNISSASAGPPLSKAFTYSVAKAGVKNLTQNLAREWGTDGVRVNALRPGFFPTEWSMKNFITQEREAAILGHTPMRRYGRPDELVGAVLWLFSDAASFVTGAEIAVDGGFTAMTI; encoded by the coding sequence ATGAATAAATATCTAGCATCATTATTTGATATTGATGGTAAGGTTGTTTTACTCACAGGATCAGGTGGGTATCTCGTAGGCGAAATGTCCCGTGCATCAGGAAGGGCTGGAATGAAGGTAGTGTGTTGTGATGTTCGTCTTGAAGATGCACAGAGGACGGCAGAAGATATTAATGCTTCAGGAGGTACCGCTATTGCATGTCAGCTCGATGTTCGTGAAAAGTGTGATTTTGAAAAAGCTCTTGATGTTACAATTAATACGTTTGGCAGACTGGACTGCGTGTTGAACGGAGCCGGAGCCAATGCACCAACACCTTTTTTTGAAATACCAGTTGAGGAATGGAACAACATTCTGTCGGTGCAATTGACAGGTACCATGTTAAGCTGTCAGGTATTCGGCAAGTATCTTGTCGAGCAAAGAAAAGGTTCCATAGTTAATATAAGTTCTGCTTCTGCTGGGCCGCCACTATCAAAAGCTTTTACTTACTCTGTTGCAAAAGCAGGTGTGAAAAATTTAACACAAAATCTTGCCAGAGAGTGGGGTACAGATGGCGTAAGGGTAAACGCCTTGCGTCCTGGATTTTTTCCGACAGAGTGGTCGATGAAGAATTTTATCACACAAGAGCGCGAAGCAGCTATTCTTGGCCATACTCCTATGCGGCGTTATGGACGTCCTGATGAGCTGGTTGGTGCTGTTTTATGGCTATTTTCTGATGCAGCGAGTTTTGTGACAGGCGCTGAAATAGCTGTTGATGGGGGATTTACAGCTATGACGATATAG
- a CDS encoding 3-deoxy-manno-octulosonate cytidylyltransferase: protein MITVIIPARMASSRYPGKPLERIMGLPMVEHVRRRALMAMGVDMVAVATCDASIKDVVEAYGGIAVMTRDTHERCTDRVEEAMQRLPGDIVAMVQGDEPLLIPDAITQVIQPLLDDSGLDVVNMLSPLESIEDYANPDIVKAVCDRRGNVIYLTRAPVPYFRKQEVVPVYRQTGIMAFRAKFLPQFSALPETALENAESIDMLRLIEHGICIRGVVVEYTTIGVDRPGDVTVVESLLVNNPVQRDLFERSLKMAEGVL from the coding sequence ATGATTACAGTTATTATTCCAGCCAGGATGGCGTCATCACGATATCCTGGCAAACCTCTTGAGCGGATTATGGGTCTTCCCATGGTTGAACATGTCAGACGGCGTGCTCTTATGGCCATGGGGGTTGATATGGTTGCAGTTGCCACCTGTGATGCATCTATAAAAGATGTCGTTGAAGCTTATGGCGGCATTGCTGTTATGACCAGAGATACTCATGAACGTTGTACAGACCGGGTTGAAGAGGCAATGCAGCGGCTTCCGGGAGATATTGTTGCCATGGTCCAGGGGGATGAACCTTTGCTTATTCCGGATGCTATTACGCAAGTCATTCAACCTCTGCTTGATGATTCCGGTCTGGATGTAGTAAATATGTTATCTCCTCTTGAATCTATTGAAGATTACGCTAATCCTGACATTGTTAAAGCCGTTTGTGACAGACGGGGAAACGTGATATATCTGACTCGTGCTCCGGTTCCGTATTTCAGAAAGCAGGAAGTTGTTCCTGTTTATCGTCAAACAGGAATAATGGCATTTCGGGCAAAATTTCTTCCTCAATTTAGTGCTTTGCCGGAAACGGCTCTGGAAAATGCAGAATCAATCGATATGTTAAGATTAATTGAACATGGTATTTGTATCCGGGGGGTTGTCGTAGAATATACCACAATAGGGGTTGATCGGCCCGGTGATGTAACTGTAGTTGAATCATTACTGGTGAATAATCCTGTTCAGCGGGACCTGTTCGAGCGTTCTTTGAAGATGGCGGAGGGGGTACTATGA
- a CDS encoding SDR family NAD(P)-dependent oxidoreductase, translating into MTKRTVIITGGSRGIGAAISEAFYDEGNYVIIAGRTDNGLADKLGSRARFISTDVRHPQALISLVNQAIEWTGRLDVLVNNAGVSGWRPLVQIDETFWQDMLDTNLKSVLFSCQAAVPYLSPGSVIINISSLAGKRGSANNAVYCAAKFGVNGITQSLAKELGPLGIRVNALCPVYVATAGLEEALGDVYAPTGGKDIPAYLTSFAATQSALGVLPTAAQVADACLFLSSSKAGAITGQCINVDCGVLPQ; encoded by the coding sequence ATGACAAAAAGGACGGTTATCATCACTGGTGGTTCTCGCGGTATTGGTGCAGCTATTTCTGAGGCATTTTACGATGAAGGAAATTATGTTATCATTGCGGGTCGGACAGATAATGGCCTTGCTGATAAACTCGGTTCTCGTGCACGTTTTATTTCGACTGATGTGCGTCATCCTCAGGCATTAATATCTCTTGTAAATCAGGCCATTGAGTGGACGGGAAGGCTTGATGTGCTTGTCAATAATGCGGGAGTTTCTGGATGGCGTCCATTGGTGCAAATTGACGAAACTTTTTGGCAGGATATGCTGGACACTAATCTTAAAAGTGTTTTATTTTCCTGCCAGGCTGCGGTTCCTTATCTGTCGCCAGGGAGTGTCATCATAAATATTTCCAGTCTGGCAGGAAAACGTGGAAGTGCCAATAACGCAGTCTATTGTGCTGCAAAATTCGGAGTGAACGGGATTACACAGTCTTTAGCCAAAGAGCTTGGGCCTCTCGGTATACGTGTTAATGCACTCTGTCCTGTATATGTTGCTACAGCCGGCCTGGAGGAAGCGCTCGGTGATGTTTATGCACCGACTGGTGGTAAAGATATACCAGCTTACCTTACCTCATTTGCTGCAACTCAAAGTGCTCTTGGAGTTCTACCGACAGCTGCACAAGTGGCTGACGCATGTCTGTTTTTGTCCTCTTCTAAAGCCGGAGCTATTACCGGTCAGTGTATAAACGTAGATTGTGGTGTTCTGCCACAATGA
- a CDS encoding transaldolase has protein sequence MNDIAKFKVKIFADGADKAGMVEMAAKPYIQGLTTNPTLMRKAGITDYKAFAQDILKVITDKPISFEVFSDDFNEMEKQAVQIASWADNVYVKIPVTNTKREPAYSLVNRLSKKGIKLNVTAIMSLDQVRDVAANLDPAVPSYISVFAGRIADTGVDPIPHMTESLNLMKNLPKAELIWASPRELLNIFQADSIGCHIITVTNDVLKKLELVGKNLDDYSLDTVKMFYNDAMSAGYSI, from the coding sequence ATGAATGATATCGCTAAGTTTAAGGTAAAAATATTTGCTGATGGAGCAGATAAAGCGGGAATGGTCGAAATGGCTGCTAAACCATACATTCAGGGTTTGACAACAAATCCTACTTTAATGCGGAAAGCAGGTATCACTGATTATAAAGCTTTTGCGCAGGATATATTAAAAGTAATTACCGATAAGCCGATATCATTTGAAGTATTTTCAGATGATTTTAACGAAATGGAAAAACAGGCAGTTCAGATCGCAAGCTGGGCTGACAATGTATATGTTAAAATTCCTGTTACCAACACGAAGAGGGAACCGGCCTACTCGCTGGTTAACAGATTGTCCAAAAAAGGGATAAAGCTTAATGTGACAGCCATTATGTCCCTTGATCAGGTTCGTGATGTAGCAGCAAATCTTGACCCGGCAGTGCCCAGCTATATATCTGTTTTTGCTGGTCGAATAGCTGATACGGGAGTTGATCCAATTCCGCATATGACAGAATCTTTAAACCTAATGAAGAATCTTCCTAAAGCTGAGCTTATTTGGGCAAGTCCCCGGGAGCTCCTGAATATTTTTCAAGCTGATTCTATTGGTTGTCATATTATTACCGTTACCAATGATGTTCTGAAAAAGCTCGAACTGGTAGGCAAGAACCTCGACGATTATTCACTTGATACAGTTAAAATGTTTTACAATGATGCGATGTCGGCAGGTTATTCTATTTGA
- a CDS encoding HAD family hydrolase, whose product MTNPLFRSRCRVLILDFDGVVIESNDIKTEAFRKVFGCYPDHFDEMMAFHHNNVSLSRFAKFQHLQCLLGDTDNDDFLVDIAADFSSYVLDCMEAVPLVPGAESFLKKATRKLPVYLASVTPAEELGLILERLNLLHWFRDVYGCPPWTKPDAIREILRKEDINPHEALLIGDSAGDQRAAQVSGVHFLARNSGLDFDAPQPVIFSDLHQISNYLEELLS is encoded by the coding sequence ATGACAAATCCTTTATTCAGAAGTAGATGCCGGGTTTTGATACTTGATTTTGATGGAGTTGTAATTGAATCAAATGATATAAAAACGGAAGCTTTTCGGAAGGTTTTCGGATGTTATCCGGATCATTTTGATGAGATGATGGCTTTTCATCACAATAATGTTTCTCTCAGTCGTTTCGCCAAGTTTCAGCATTTGCAGTGTTTGCTTGGAGACACAGATAATGATGATTTTTTGGTGGATATTGCAGCTGATTTCTCCTCTTATGTACTTGATTGCATGGAAGCTGTTCCACTTGTTCCAGGTGCCGAGTCTTTTTTAAAAAAAGCAACCCGGAAATTGCCGGTCTATCTGGCATCAGTAACACCTGCCGAAGAACTTGGTTTGATTTTGGAAAGACTTAACTTGTTGCACTGGTTTCGTGACGTCTATGGTTGTCCGCCATGGACCAAGCCTGATGCAATCCGGGAAATACTCAGGAAAGAAGATATTAATCCTCATGAGGCCCTTCTTATCGGAGATTCCGCTGGAGATCAGCGTGCCGCTCAGGTTTCAGGAGTTCATTTTCTTGCCCGAAACAGCGGCCTGGATTTTGATGCTCCTCAACCAGTCATATTCTCTGATTTGCATCAAATATCTAACTATCTCGAGGAACTGTTGTCATGA
- a CDS encoding class I SAM-dependent methyltransferase, which produces MRQVINSLCPVCESNDHDYLIDYRGKNKLFINLKLVRCKVCNLVHVAPMPSVSNLEEYNITYFLNAHGGRPVDPFINAFFIGIARLRIDYINKYLKDKAISDLTVMEYGPAFGYFAHEWLSMYPKTTYFGCETDESCHSALSETGVQLISHSLINNTNTHYDLIVMSHVLEHIANPYEFLESTSKKLSTGGVIFIEVPCRDWEYKSNIEPHLLFFDKLSITYLLKKIGLDNIQVTYHGEEIESIKSQKFLHTKVMQLRDKLIRHGVTTPFARKKEGMEMLNNPIERAMIAPFKAHCESEKPSRWLRAIATKY; this is translated from the coding sequence ATGAGACAAGTTATAAATAGTTTATGTCCTGTTTGTGAAAGTAATGATCATGACTACCTGATTGACTATCGTGGTAAGAATAAATTATTTATAAATCTTAAGTTAGTGCGTTGTAAAGTTTGTAATTTAGTTCATGTAGCCCCTATGCCATCTGTTTCAAATCTGGAAGAATACAATATTACTTATTTTCTGAATGCTCATGGTGGGAGACCTGTAGATCCTTTTATAAATGCATTTTTTATTGGTATTGCACGTTTACGTATTGATTACATTAATAAATATCTTAAAGATAAAGCTATCTCGGATTTAACTGTTATGGAATATGGACCAGCATTTGGATATTTCGCACACGAATGGCTTTCTATGTATCCAAAAACTACATATTTCGGTTGTGAAACTGATGAATCTTGTCATTCTGCTTTATCTGAAACAGGAGTACAACTCATAAGTCATTCTTTAATCAACAACACAAATACACATTACGATCTGATTGTGATGTCACACGTGCTTGAACATATTGCGAATCCCTATGAATTTCTTGAATCAACATCCAAGAAGTTATCTACTGGAGGAGTTATATTTATAGAGGTTCCCTGTAGAGATTGGGAATACAAATCTAATATCGAGCCCCACTTATTATTTTTTGATAAGTTATCTATTACTTATCTCTTAAAAAAGATAGGACTCGATAATATTCAGGTTACTTACCATGGCGAAGAAATAGAAAGTATAAAATCGCAAAAATTTCTCCATACTAAAGTGATGCAATTACGAGATAAGCTTATTCGTCATGGAGTAACTACTCCATTTGCACGTAAAAAAGAAGGTATGGAAATGCTTAATAATCCAATTGAAAGAGCTATGATTGCTCCTTTTAAGGCGCATTGTGAATCAGAGAAACCTTCAAGGTGGTTGAGAGCTATTGCTACAAAGTATTAA
- a CDS encoding class I SAM-dependent methyltransferase, which produces MKTIVSVQEIFEYDIKPPAALKQWRDMLEVEIKKQWADRSGWIKIDWPTGNPDDAIPAFEHYGIEYVESSSCGSVYARYRPCEEELWRWYRESKPACFWREQILPACEEARREKIIRPRADWVLDGIAEYVPYAERLIDVSSNGRGLLEILSDASPKLTSITAAGMTADLEGVSTTRIHVQPSKTAELQTIGKADVIVAIDTLDRAADIGALISSFEKLLAPGGVIFVTASVASGFEVQTLWEESKTIIPPDKLNLPTVAGLQMLFSAPDWEILELSTPGMFDVEIVRKAIEANPDRPWPRAIRALVDRTDESGRMALVELLQSRRLASFARLVARRNN; this is translated from the coding sequence ATGAAAACTATTGTCTCCGTACAAGAAATTTTTGAATATGATATCAAACCACCGGCGGCGTTGAAACAGTGGCGTGATATGCTTGAGGTTGAGATCAAGAAGCAGTGGGCGGATCGTTCTGGCTGGATAAAAATCGATTGGCCGACTGGTAATCCTGATGACGCTATTCCTGCGTTTGAGCATTACGGAATTGAATATGTTGAAAGTTCCTCTTGCGGTTCTGTCTATGCCAGGTATCGCCCATGTGAAGAGGAGTTATGGCGTTGGTACCGTGAGTCAAAACCTGCTTGTTTCTGGCGGGAGCAGATACTTCCTGCCTGTGAAGAAGCTCGTCGTGAAAAAATAATCCGTCCACGTGCTGACTGGGTATTGGATGGTATTGCGGAGTATGTCCCTTATGCAGAAAGATTGATTGATGTATCTTCAAATGGTCGCGGGTTACTTGAAATACTGTCGGATGCAAGCCCGAAATTGACAAGTATTACTGCCGCCGGGATGACTGCAGATTTGGAGGGAGTATCAACTACCCGAATTCATGTCCAGCCCTCAAAAACAGCTGAATTGCAGACTATAGGAAAGGCTGATGTTATTGTGGCCATAGATACTTTGGACCGTGCAGCCGATATTGGCGCATTGATCAGTTCTTTTGAAAAACTGCTTGCGCCAGGTGGAGTGATTTTTGTAACAGCATCTGTTGCAAGTGGATTTGAGGTTCAGACTCTTTGGGAGGAGTCGAAGACGATTATTCCCCCTGACAAGCTGAACCTTCCAACGGTGGCTGGTTTACAGATGCTTTTTAGTGCACCTGACTGGGAAATACTGGAATTGAGTACACCGGGTATGTTTGATGTTGAAATTGTCCGTAAAGCAATAGAGGCGAACCCTGATAGACCATGGCCTCGAGCGATTCGGGCACTTGTCGACCGTACAGATGAGTCTGGTCGTATGGCATTGGTCGAACTATTACAATCAAGACGTCTGGCTTCTTTTGCCCGACTTGTTGCAAGGAGAAATAATTGA